A window of Hypnocyclicus thermotrophus contains these coding sequences:
- a CDS encoding WYL domain-containing protein: MKKIRVTVPEDIYRLIKNDIEDFGINNNKLCNFILDKYKYKRENEDLLKSQGKSLRKIIQFDLNLKNKEIYYNILRINKVAVEAEFFRELFKYYCSNFKYKRELFVFSDLVQKIILAIENKNKIKIKYKKKIKIIEPYFIKRDEQGEENYLFCYCCTSKEYKNYKLKNIDFISELSEKVLRRDKKYIDSIRKNFDPFLSHGKIVKIKLTKEGESLLKTYTVHRPKLLSKNNDIFEFEASTEKAFLYFRQFLSEVIILEPLELREKIKNYLINTLKNYID; the protein is encoded by the coding sequence ATGAAAAAAATTAGAGTAACTGTTCCCGAAGATATATACAGACTTATTAAAAATGATATAGAAGATTTTGGCATAAATAACAATAAACTCTGTAATTTTATTTTAGATAAATATAAATATAAACGTGAAAATGAAGATTTATTAAAATCTCAAGGAAAATCACTTAGAAAAATTATTCAATTTGACTTAAATCTAAAAAATAAAGAAATTTATTATAATATATTACGAATAAATAAAGTAGCGGTAGAAGCAGAATTTTTTAGAGAATTATTTAAATATTATTGTTCCAATTTTAAATATAAACGCGAACTTTTTGTTTTTTCTGATTTAGTACAAAAAATTATTTTAGCTATTGAAAATAAAAATAAAATTAAAATTAAATATAAGAAAAAAATAAAAATAATTGAGCCCTATTTTATCAAACGTGATGAACAAGGTGAAGAAAATTATCTGTTTTGTTACTGCTGTACTTCGAAAGAATATAAAAATTATAAATTAAAAAATATAGATTTTATATCTGAACTCTCTGAAAAAGTATTAAGACGTGATAAAAAATATATTGATTCTATTAGAAAAAATTTTGATCCATTTTTATCACATGGAAAAATAGTAAAAATAAAACTTACAAAAGAAGGTGAAAGTCTTTTAAAAACGTATACAGTACATAGACCAAAACTTTTAAGTAAAAATAATGATATTTTCGAATTCGAAGCCTCTACAGAAAAAGCTTTTCTATATTTTAGACAGTTTTTATCTGAAGTTATAATATTAGAACCTCTTGAACTTCGAGAAAAAATAAAAAATTACTTAATTAATACTTTAAAAAATTATATAGATTAA
- the metF gene encoding methylenetetrahydrofolate reductase [NAD(P)H] encodes MKIKDIYMQKKESKKPVFSFEIFPPNSKHPIDTIYNTIDELSKFNPDFISVTYGAGGSTRGRTVEIASRIKNKYNIESLAHLTCIEAKKNEIDDILYKLKENNIENILALRGDHPIDREPIKGDFNYASDLITYIKNKNMDFSLGGAYYPEGHFETNDLMDLFNLKRKVDLGAEFLISQIFLDNEILYRFKEKTDKLGINVPFAAGIIPVTNAKQMKRIFSLSHCSISPKFKRILDKYEHNPEALKEAGIAYATEQIIDLVAWGIDGIHLYTMNKIDTTRKIVKDIEYIIK; translated from the coding sequence ATGAAAATAAAAGACATATATATGCAAAAAAAAGAAAGTAAAAAACCTGTATTCTCATTTGAAATATTTCCACCAAATAGTAAACATCCTATTGATACTATTTATAATACAATTGACGAATTATCAAAATTTAACCCTGATTTTATAAGTGTAACTTATGGTGCTGGTGGAAGTACTAGAGGACGGACTGTAGAAATTGCTTCAAGAATAAAAAATAAATATAATATTGAATCTCTTGCTCATCTTACATGTATTGAGGCAAAAAAAAATGAAATAGACGATATATTATATAAATTAAAAGAAAATAACATTGAAAATATTTTAGCATTGCGTGGTGATCATCCAATAGATAGAGAGCCCATAAAAGGTGATTTTAATTATGCTAGCGATCTTATTACATATATAAAAAATAAAAATATGGATTTTTCTCTTGGAGGAGCATATTATCCTGAAGGACATTTTGAAACAAATGATCTTATGGATTTATTTAATTTAAAAAGAAAAGTTGATTTAGGAGCAGAATTTCTTATTTCTCAAATATTTTTAGATAATGAGATACTATATAGATTTAAAGAAAAAACTGATAAATTAGGAATCAATGTTCCTTTTGCTGCTGGTATTATCCCTGTAACAAATGCAAAACAAATGAAAAGAATTTTTTCATTATCACATTGTTCTATTAGTCCAAAATTTAAAAGAATTCTTGATAAATATGAGCATAATCCTGAAGCATTAAAAGAAGCTGGAATCGCTTATGCTACTGAGCAGATAATTGATTTAGTTGCCTGGGGTATAGATGGAATTCATCTTTATACAATGAATAAAATAGATACCACTAGAAAAATAGTAAAAGATATAGAATATATTATAAAATAA
- a CDS encoding sensor histidine kinase: protein MKLNKKIGLIVSSVMFIVFIILFFVARHIAIPTYITYKKAQIKEVRKLIEKGENVKLLQEKYLVGIIQVNLKEKKTNELKEQLKKRINEKFKNIRERPPIPPEIEQAFLEFQHSNKINEKFYLKEIRTKQLNANILLYKYVKKNGEAIFISAILTRLDEIFGIITLFSLIMFIVIYLVVIIVINILVSKKLINPIIKIKNITYKMAELDFKEKIDINSKDELEELAKSINFLSEELELNINKLKADIKKKEKINEIQKRFYSNMSHELKTPLAIIQGYSKGLKDNIKPQKRDFYYEVIQEEIEKMVSIINNLININKIDIEEINKEKIEIKEFIINVLEKYNLDIEEKNVKLDLKLIDKSVLADKKGIKSVVDNILSNAFVYVKENGKIKINVEEFGENTIKISIFNEGKNIPEESLDYIWRPFYRADDLEERKYGGTGLGLAITSGILKNHNSDFGVINKKNGVEFYFTLEKAIKDN from the coding sequence ATGAAATTAAATAAAAAAATAGGTTTAATTGTAAGTAGTGTAATGTTTATAGTTTTTATAATTTTATTTTTTGTAGCTAGACATATTGCAATTCCTACATATATAACATATAAGAAAGCTCAAATAAAAGAAGTAAGAAAACTTATTGAAAAAGGAGAAAATGTAAAATTACTTCAAGAAAAGTATTTAGTAGGAATAATTCAAGTTAATTTAAAAGAAAAAAAAACTAATGAGCTAAAAGAACAGTTAAAAAAAAGAATAAATGAAAAATTTAAAAATATTAGAGAAAGACCGCCAATACCACCAGAAATAGAGCAGGCCTTTTTAGAATTTCAACATAGCAATAAAATAAATGAAAAGTTTTATTTGAAAGAAATAAGGACAAAACAGCTTAATGCAAATATTTTACTTTATAAATATGTCAAAAAAAATGGAGAAGCAATATTTATATCAGCAATACTTACACGATTAGATGAAATTTTTGGAATAATCACTCTTTTTTCATTGATAATGTTTATAGTGATATATTTAGTAGTAATTATAGTAATAAATATATTAGTATCTAAAAAATTGATAAATCCAATTATAAAAATAAAAAATATAACGTATAAAATGGCAGAGCTTGATTTTAAAGAAAAGATTGATATAAATAGTAAGGATGAATTAGAGGAACTTGCAAAAAGTATAAATTTTTTATCAGAAGAACTTGAATTAAATATAAATAAATTGAAAGCTGATATTAAGAAAAAAGAAAAAATAAATGAAATTCAAAAAAGATTTTATTCAAATATGAGCCATGAATTAAAAACACCATTAGCTATAATTCAAGGTTATTCTAAAGGATTAAAAGATAATATAAAACCTCAAAAAAGAGATTTTTATTATGAAGTTATTCAAGAAGAAATAGAAAAAATGGTATCAATAATTAATAATCTTATTAATATAAATAAAATAGATATAGAAGAGATAAATAAAGAAAAAATAGAAATAAAAGAATTTATTATAAATGTTTTAGAAAAATATAATTTAGATATAGAAGAAAAAAATGTGAAGTTAGATTTAAAATTAATTGATAAGTCGGTGTTAGCTGATAAAAAAGGAATAAAATCTGTTGTAGATAATATATTGTCAAATGCATTTGTATATGTAAAAGAAAATGGAAAAATAAAAATCAATGTTGAAGAATTTGGAGAAAATACAATAAAAATTTCAATATTTAATGAAGGTAAAAATATACCAGAAGAAAGTTTAGATTATATTTGGCGACCTTTTTATAGAGCTGATGACTTGGAGGAAAGAAAGTATGGTGGAACAGGGCTTGGATTAGCTATAACAAGTGGGATATTAAAAAATCATAATTCAGATTTTGGAGTAATTAATAAAAAAAATGGAGTAGAATTTTACTTTACACTAGAAAAAGCTATAAAAGATAATTAA
- a CDS encoding response regulator transcription factor encodes MKKILLVEDEKKIRWLLKDYLEENDYEVDEAENGEDAFDMFYNTKYDLIITDIMMPKMDGIDLVKEIRMFSKIPIIMLTAKTTDEDELTGLNYGADDYIRKPFNPDVLLKRVEVLLKRIYPEEHKIIDGNIELDLDKRILKYKENVLDFSKKEFELLFTFIKNKNIVLSRQRLLDIIWGYDYEGDIRTVDTHIKTIRKKIGNIIKTVHGVGYKYEGEINEIK; translated from the coding sequence ATGAAAAAAATTCTTTTAGTAGAAGATGAAAAAAAAATAAGATGGCTTCTAAAAGATTATCTTGAAGAAAATGATTATGAAGTAGATGAAGCTGAAAATGGTGAAGATGCTTTTGATATGTTTTATAATACTAAATATGATTTAATAATTACAGATATAATGATGCCCAAAATGGATGGTATAGATTTAGTTAAAGAAATAAGAATGTTCTCAAAAATTCCGATAATAATGTTAACTGCAAAAACAACTGATGAAGATGAATTAACAGGTCTTAATTATGGTGCAGATGATTATATAAGAAAACCATTTAATCCAGATGTTCTTTTAAAACGAGTAGAAGTTCTTTTAAAAAGAATCTATCCAGAAGAGCATAAAATAATAGATGGTAATATAGAGCTTGATTTAGATAAAAGAATACTTAAATACAAAGAAAATGTCTTAGATTTTTCTAAAAAAGAATTTGAACTTTTATTTACGTTTATAAAAAATAAAAATATTGTTTTATCAAGGCAAAGATTATTAGATATAATATGGGGATATGATTATGAGGGGGATATACGTACTGTAGACACACATATAAAAACCATAAGAAAAAAAATAGGAAATATAATTAAAACTGTGCATGGAGTTGGATATAAATATGAAGGTGAGATAAATGAAATTAAATAA